One window of the Pleurocapsa minor HA4230-MV1 genome contains the following:
- a CDS encoding SDR family NAD(P)-dependent oxidoreductase translates to MLSEINQANALVVGASQGIGLGFVRSLLQQGNIEQIFATYRNRDTAKELLDLASQYGDCEASRRHRLKCLQVDITVEANIEAAVKQIQASVKQLHLAIYCVGVLHDQNLTPEKSLKQIKAENLIYSFQVNSIGAVLLAKHLMPLFNKTERSIFASISAKVGSISDNRLGGWYGYRASKAALNMFLKTTAIEYSRRCPKTIVVALHPGTTDTQLSQPFQKNVPTDKLFPVEHTVDLLSQVISNLSLQDSGEFFSWDGTKLPW, encoded by the coding sequence GTGCTATCAGAAATTAATCAAGCCAACGCGTTAGTAGTTGGTGCAAGTCAAGGAATTGGGTTGGGGTTTGTGCGATCGCTTTTACAACAAGGTAATATAGAGCAGATTTTTGCTACCTATCGCAATCGGGATACGGCAAAGGAATTACTAGATTTAGCCAGTCAGTATGGCGATTGCGAAGCTAGCCGAAGGCATCGCCTAAAATGCCTTCAGGTTGATATCACCGTAGAAGCGAACATAGAAGCAGCCGTTAAGCAAATCCAGGCATCAGTAAAGCAATTACACTTAGCCATCTATTGCGTAGGCGTACTTCACGACCAAAATTTGACTCCTGAAAAAAGTCTTAAACAAATTAAAGCCGAAAATTTAATCTATTCTTTTCAGGTTAATAGTATTGGTGCAGTATTACTCGCCAAACACTTAATGCCTCTATTTAACAAAACTGAACGCAGCATCTTTGCCAGTATTTCCGCCAAAGTGGGTAGTATCAGCGATAACCGTTTAGGAGGCTGGTATGGCTATCGCGCTTCTAAAGCAGCTTTAAATATGTTTTTGAAAACTACGGCGATCGAATACAGTCGTCGATGTCCCAAAACTATTGTGGTTGCACTACACCCAGGTACTACTGATACTCAGCTTTCTCAACCCTTCCAAAAAAACGTGCCGACAGATAAACTATTTCCTGTCGAACATACGGTAGATCTTTTATCTCAAGTCATCTCAAACTTATCACTTCAAGACAGTGGTGAATTCTTCTCTTGGGATGGTACTAAATTGCCTTGGTAG